The following coding sequences are from one Sylvia atricapilla isolate bSylAtr1 chromosome 15, bSylAtr1.pri, whole genome shotgun sequence window:
- the SLX4 gene encoding LOW QUALITY PROTEIN: structure-specific endonuclease subunit SLX4 (The sequence of the model RefSeq protein was modified relative to this genomic sequence to represent the inferred CDS: substituted 1 base at 1 genomic stop codon), with translation MDEQDNDFKELWANILSRAKKKAGDAEATKRVQNRPKSTTTRSKLRRGKAAAESQTHHHLPAVKETNLPRDLGPKEQTLVREEDGDAAACSGETQGDGTRSPLPGSQLSTGTTECSQRPLTVNPPSGCSQTTLPFLPAAPAGTCSSPTPKVRVAELVVERMQQFKRVAPEQLKLSSDGSVPKAAASGDFPARSQEQNPPEDDPHHLPSMEHDSALALALQQESKEEALASLEDAGLFFCQICQKDLTAMNTLRREQHVNRCLDEMEEAQMSSSSKPVVPECPICGKQFQTLQSRVSHLKRCAVEMDVPPNLLLQAVQLQLASLGDAALQCPSNQPSRAKRKGPSNEDSRKTQKRAKMEPKDEDLQVAMAMSRSLLEQEKQEQAKSVTNVKPVAAFPIKWKPGSEKKRRRKGTSAPPPLLLQDPEKAQKRIQERVAMMLTEEVEFPPTPQLPISRILEDESGKAAWLMPLSKAKECFLWKISALIGPCDPESFYTADLTPPIVPWKPVQNEPENLQPSVGPHQPEVSQQTQPDLSSQEPPCTNKFGGQTSDESKPGPKGHGQLLSPSQKDIQTLQDLVELAREGLTLTQWNLDTGHVQAAEQPGELWQLXELTPSDPPHSGFVPPSKEKSLLRSSSERSSLRLLAQDFGAMVNNPHLSDVQFQVDSGDVLYAHLFVLYARCPAAAQAVHSEGLVVEEDGAAPTHRVLLSDVSAEAVAAFLRYLYAADTNFPAGLQPQLQALAARFGMRELMAECENTGKSQVSSGVDSEDDLLSVRDDEDCEDRAENFQDLLKSVWVGEDEEEVAMLSPECQKEDDSEVGEQELEEIYEFAATQRKMAQSEREVSEGTHCSICSDTEAVQGTNQQTDQEEVKRPESASVSNSLKDLRDGNAVERSKCDLSAQEEKMQDINRCKSMNDPQTTIVPHHREPQKWDGTSHGANEGGAVGGCEDVKDSRSSQVSHDKADHCEEQFPGFQGDTDINDSYERLFAASQGDHCERSPVKEVTKESGKSPSEKHVGLNDSPLFSKSQKDCSPCKNGFCGSPTHEPYVSLFPALGSSPASPKPEGKFAREHVSTPKRNKMEKSFLSDEIHSQKFKELGAASRNKITVPPAELPHSESNKHIHVPVLSSPGRTQDAAAQEIKEGDVIVLSSDDDEMELQGKKLPESDSALKKMEIPGHMKCTDMEQGPEIPKPDHNSSVPETEQRSVQVSCGSTDTVCVSGDVKVSPQFHLSRQTDACTEITESPNPSPGKRLSNEMSPGTDSSWLVPGTPFLSKSTSTSTQTQVTSINSLKSQGSKLSTKNLVAGNSNHKMTGNLIKVHETRLSDKHLPMENSASGKSPASSPAAESFSKNPLPVSPVDPVLLSPGHTNMESKCASISGLSTLCQEQPLEDKINTSVVELEDSDREVSLPSLGSSVLLCEEPPVPVDDCWYVEYLSPARGDSHNSGQVSHAKTSMASSPSPGSWQEQGESPVQVQGIKGSTPLQGTPAGRRITLHCPEKSPIEPCSSVGSRASYLDSKIWDDWNGEEKEDELPEILPLSQRLAAAAGAGRTDPVKTPEPSCQENNRSPSTPITPMPAYSIMETPQLKKELSRFGVRALPKRQMVLKLKEIFQYTHRDGDSDFEDEIFYSQPLPQKSPGKGRRQPKAGRAAGGNRAGAPRAMGKRKKLAKASAVLPGDEADGASQGTGGAAPRTEVTHHPEGAKEQERPPVSLAADGEELPASQESAGSSVDGSDISFGSQSSFVNGFETCAFASEEEEEEFPASQAAAREEEKLEAVRCYIRSNTALYNRILFYEPIELADLHAELKQNGIKISKAKLLNFLDSQCITSTMARARKEQVQKRKESRKQRRLYRVKPTPTR, from the exons ATGGATGAACAGGACAATGATTTTAAAGAGTTGTGGGCAAATATTTTGAGTAGGGCAAAGAAAAAGGCTGGGGATGCTGAGGCAACAAAGAGGGTTCAGAACAGGCCAAAGAGCACCACAACACGAAGCAAATTAAGAAgaggcaaagctgctgctgagagccaAACCCATCATCACCTACCAGCAGTGAAGGAGACAAACTTGCCTCGAGATTTGGGTCCAAAGGAGCAAACGCTGGTGCGTGAGGAAGATGGTGATGCTGCAGCCTGTAGTGGTGAGACACAGGGGGATGGAACAAGAAGCCCCCTCCCTGGCagccagctgagcacagggaccACTGAGTGTAGCCAGAGGCCTCTCACAG TAAATCCTCCGAGTGGCTGTTCCCAGACTACCTTGcccttccttcctgctgctcctgcaggaaccTGCTCCTCACCCACCCCAAAGgtgagggtggcagagctggtggtGGAGAGAATGCAGCAGTTCAAGAGGGTGGCACCTGAGCAGCTGAAACTCAGCTCGGATGGGAGTGTGCCAAAGGCTGCAGCCAGCGGGGatttccctgccaggagccaggagcagaaCCCTCCTGAGGATG ATCCCCACCATCTCCCATCCATGGAACACGACAGTGCTCTGGCTTTGGCTCTTCAGCAGGAATCCAAGGAGGAAGCCCTGGCAAGCCTGGAGGATGCAGGCTTGTTCTTCTGTCAGATCTGCCAGAAGGATCTCACAGCCATGAACACcctgcggcgagagcagcacGTCAACAG GTGCCTGGATGAGATGGAAGAAGCACAGATGTCATCCTCCAGCAAACCAGTGGTCCCTGAGTGTCCCATCTGTGGGAAGCAGTTCCAAACCCTGCAGAGCCGAGTCAGTCACCTGAAACGCTGTGCTGTGGAGATGGATGTGCCTCCTAATCTGCTTCTTCAGGCAGTGCAGTTGCAGCTGGCCTCACTTGGTGATGCAGCTCTTCAGTGTCCTAG CAATCAGCCCAGCAGGGCAAAGCGGAAAGGCCCCTCCAATGAGGACTcgaggaaaacacagaagagggCCAAAATGGAGCCTAAGGATGAAGATTTGCAGGTTGCCATGGCAATGTCACGCTCTCTGCTGGAGcaagaaaagcaggaacaagCAAAATCAGTTACAAATGTGAAACCAGTGGCTGCTTTCCCAATCAAATGGAAGCCAGGATCAG agaaaaaaaggcgTAGAAAAGGCACCAGTGCCCCTccaccactgctgctccaggaccCAGAGAAGGCCCAGAAGAGGATCCAGGAGCGAGTAGCTATGATGCTGACAGAAGAGGTGGAATTCCCTCCCACCCCTCAGCTGCCCATTAGTAGGATTCTGGAGGATGAATCTGGAAAAGCAGCCTGGCTCATGCCATTGTCCAAAGCCAAGGAATGCTTTTTGTGGAAGATCAGTGCTCTGATAGGACCCTGTGACCCCGAATCATTCTACACTGCAGACTTAACCCCTCCTATTGTACCCTGGAAGCCTGTGCAG AATGAGCCAGAGAACCTTCAGCCATCGGTGGGACCTCATCAGCCAGAAGTATCCCAGCAAACTCAGCCTGACCTCAGTTCTCAGGAACCCCCTTGCACAAATAAGTTTGGAGGCCAAACTTCTGATGAATCCAAGCCAGGCCCCAAAGGACATGGGCAGCTTTTATCCCCGAGCCAGAAGGACATTCAGACCCTGCAGGACCTGGTGGAGTTGGCCAGGGAAGGACTCACCCTTACTCAGTGGAACCTTGACACTGGCCATgttcaggcagcagagcagccaggtgagtTGTGGCAGCTTT GAGAACTGACTCCCAGTGATCCTCCACACAGTGGCTTTGTGCCCCCATCCAAGGAGAAGAGcctcctcaggagcagcagtgaaaga TCCTCTCTCAGGCTGCTGGCTCAAGATTTCGGTGCCATGGTCAACAACCCCCACCTGAGTGATGTCCAGTTCCAGGTGGACAGCGGGGACGTGCTCTACGCCCACCTGTTCGTGTTGTACGCGCGGTGTCcggcagcagctcaggct GTGCACAGCGAGGGGTTGGTGGTGGAGGAGGACGGGGCTGCACCGACACACCGGGTGCTGCTGAGCGATGTGTCAGCCGAGGCTGTGGCCGCCTTCCTGCGCTACCTCTACGCTGCTGACACCAACTTCCCTGccgggctgcagccccagctgcaggctctggctgcCAG GTTTGGTATGAGGGAACTGATGGCAGAGTGTGAAAACACTGGAAAGAGCCAGGTGTCCTCTGGAGTGGATTCAGAAGATGATCTTCTCTCTGTGAGGGATGATGAAGATTGTGAAGACAGAGCTGAGAACTTCCAAGACCTCTTGAAGTCAGTATGGGTGGGTGAAGATGAGGAAGAAGTAGCCATGCTGAGCCCTGAGTGTCAGAAGGAGGATGACAGTGAAGTGGGAGAACAAGAGCTGGAGGAAATCTATGAGTTTGCTGCAACTCAGAGAAAGATGGCTCAGAGTGAAAGAGAGGTGAGCGAGGGAACACACTGCAGCATCTGCAGTGACACCGAGGCAGTCCAAGGTACAAACCAGCAAACTGATCAGGAAGAGGTAAAGAGACCTGAATCTGCTTCAGTAAGCAACAGCCTTAAAGATCTGAGGGATGGCAACGCTGTGGAAAGATCTAAATGTGACTTGTCTGCACAAGAAGAGAAGATGCAGGATATAAATAGGTGCAAGAGCATGAATGATCCACAGACCACTATTGTGCCTCACCACCGTGAACCTCAGAAATGGGATGGAACATCCCATGGTGCTAATGAAGGAGGGGCTGTTGGGGGATGTGAGGATGTGAAGGATTCCAGGTCATCTCAGGTCTCACATGACAAGGCAGATCACTGTGAAGAGCAGTTTCCTGGTTTCCAGGGTGATACTGATATAAATGACAGCTATGAACGTCTGTTTGCTGCCTCTCAGGGGGATCACTGTGAGCGTTCCCCAGTGAAAGAAGTTACCAAAGAATCAGGAAAGTCCCCTAGTGAAAAACATGTTGGTCTTAATGATTCACCTCTGTTCAGCAAGTCACAAAAAGACTGCTCTCCCTGTAAGAATGGATTTTGTGGGAGTCCAACTCATGAGCCTTATGTGtccctttttcctgctcttggcTCTTCACCTGCATCCCCAAAACCAGAGGGAAAGTTTGCCAGGGAGCATGTGTCAACACCAAAGcgaaacaaaatggaaaaatctttcctgtCTGATGAAATACACTCTCAGAAATTCAAGGAGCTGGGTGCTGCATCAAGAAACAAGATCACAGTTCCTCCAGCAGAGCTTCCCCACAGTGAATCAAACAAGCACATACATGTCCCAGTGTTGTCATCACCAGGCAGGACTcaggatgctgcagctcaggagatCAAGGAGGGTGATGTTATTGTTTTATCTTCTGATGATGATGAAATGGAGTTACAAGGCAAGAAGTTGCCAGAGTCTGACTCTGCtctgaagaaaatggaaatccCTGGGCACATGAAGTGTACAGACATGGAACAAGGTCCTGAGATACCAAAACCTGACCATAACTCATCAGTCCCtgaaacagagcagagatcagtcCAGGTCTCATGTGGCAGTACAGACACAGTGTGTGTAAGTGGTGATGTAAAGGTGTCCCCGCAATTTCATCTCAGCAGACAAACAGATGCTTGTACAGAGATCACAGAGAGTCCAAACCCGAGCCCTGGGAAAAGGCTCAGTAATGAAATGTCTCCAGGCACAGACAGCTCCTGGCTTGTGCCAGGAACACCATTTCTGAGCAAAAGCACAAGCACCTCAACACAGACTCAGGTCACGAGTATTAATTCTTTGAAGAGTCAAGGATCTAAACTCAGCACAAAAAACTTAGTAGCAGGTAACAGTAACCATAAAATGACTGGAAACTTAATAAAAGTTCATGAAACAAGGCTGTCAGACAAACATTTGCCTATGGAGAACTCGGCCAGTGGAAagagcccagccagcagcccagcagcagaatCCTTTTCCAAGAACCCCCTTCCAGTTTCTCCAGTAGATCCAGTTCTCCTCTCCCCTGGCCACACCAACATGGAAAGCAAATGTGCCAGTATCTCAGGTTTATccactctgtgccaggagcagccactggAAGATAAAATCAACACCAGTGTGGTTGAGCTGGAGGACAGTGACAGGGAAGTAAGTCTGCCTTCTCTGGGTAGCAGTGTCCTGTTGTGTGAGGAGCCCCCAGTGCCTGTTGATGACTGCTGGTACGTTGAGTATCTGTCACCAGCCAGAGGTGACAGCCACAACTCTGGCCAGGTCAGCCATGCAAAGaccagcatggccagcagccccagccctggctcttggcaggagcagggggagagccCAGTCCAGGTGCAGGGAATTAAGGGCAGCACCCCTCTCCAAGGAACTCCTGCTGGCAGGAGAATAACTTTGCACTGCCCTGAGAAGAGCCCTATTGAGCCATGTTCATCagtgggcagcagagccagttACCTGGACTCCAAAATCTGGGATGACTGgaatggagaagagaaggaagatgaACTTCCAGAGATTCTTCCTCTGTCTCAGAGgttggcagctgcagcaggggctggtcGGACAGACCCTGTCAAGACTCCTG AACCTTCCTGTCAGGAGAACAACAGGTCCCCCAGCACTCCAATAACACCCATGCCAGCTTATTCCATCATGGAGACCCCGCAGCTGAAGAAGGAGCTGAGCAG GTTTGGTGTCCGTGCTCTCCCAAAACGCCAGATGGTGTTGAAACTGAAGGAGATATTCCAGTACACTCACCGGGATGGGGACTCTGATTTTGAGGATGAAATCTTCTATTCCCAGCCCCTCCCACAGAAGTCCCCGGGCAAAGGGCGGAGGCAGCCGAAGgcgggccgggctgcgggcgggAATCGCGCCGGCGCCCCGAGGGCTAtgggcaagaggaagaaactTGCCAAGGCTTCTGCAGTGCTCCCTGGGGATGAGGCTGATGGTGCATCCCAGGGAACAGGCGGTGCTGCACCCAGAACTGAAGTGACACATCACCCAGAAGGAGccaaagagcaggaaaggccACCTGTGTCACTAGCAGCTGATGGCGAGGAGCTCCCGGCATCCCAGGAGTCGGCAGGTTCTTCGGTGGATGGAAGTGACATCTCCTTTGGTTCACAGAG